In Solidesulfovibrio carbinoliphilus subsp. oakridgensis, the sequence GTACTGCTTGGTGAGCGCGTTTTTGGGCTCGGTCAGGATGCGCACCAAGTCTTCCCGGGTCAGCTCCTCGAGGCTGGTCAGGATCGGAATGCGGCCGATGAACTCCGGGATGAGGCCGAACTTGATCAGATCGGCCGGATGGGCCAGGGAGAGCATCCGCGACATGTCGTCGTCATGGCGGGCCTCGACCTTGGCCCCGAAGCCCATGGCCGTGCCGCGCATGCGGTGGCCGACGATCTTTTCCAGGCCGATAAACGCCCCGCCCACGATAAAGAGGATGTTGGCGGTATTTAAGCGAATGAATTCCTGCTGCGGGTGCTTGCGGCCCCCCTTGGGCGGAATGTTGGCCTCGGTGCCTTCGATGATCTTCAGGAGCGCCTGCTGCACGCCCTCGCCCGACACGTCGCGGGTGATGGACGGGCTGTCGCCCTTGCGCGCGATCTTGTCGATCTCGTCGATGTAGATGATGCCCTTGCTGGCGGCCTCGATGTCATAGTCCGCGTTCTGCAGCAGCTGGACCAGGATGTTCTCCACGTCCTCGCCCACGTAGCCGGCCTCGGTCAGGGTGGTGGCGTCGGCGATGGCGAAGGGGACGTTCAGGATCCGGGCCAGGGTCTGGGCAAGGAGCGTCTTGCCCGAACCGGTGGGGCCGATCAGGAGGATGTTGCTCTTGTCGATCTCCACGTCGTCGGCGCCGGCCGCACCCGCGTAATAGACCCGCTTGTAGTGGTTGTGCACGGCCACGGCCAGGATCTTCTTCGCCTGTTCCTGGCCGATGACATACTCGTCAAGGAGGCGCTTGATCTCGGCCGGGGGCAGCAGCTTGCCGCCCTCGGTCTCCTCGCTGACGGATTCCTGGGCAATGATCTCGTTGCAAAGCGAGACGCACTCGTCGCAAATGTAGACGTCCGGCCCGGCGATCAGCCGCTGGACCTCGTCCTGGTTCTTGCCGCAAAACGAGCAGCACAACTCGCCCGACACGGTGCTCTTCTTCCTAGTCATACGGGAAAACCCACCCTGCCCGGCGCACCGGGCGTTTTGGCCGAAGCCCGAAAGGGCCTTACCCCTCTTCGGGTTCCTTTTTCGCAACAGGTTCCCTGGAGGTCAACACCTTGTCGATGAGACCATAGGTCACGGCCTCGTCGGCGTTCATGAAATAGTCGCGATCGGTATCGACCCGGACCTTTTCGATATCCTGGCCGGTGTGGCGGGCCATGATCTCGTTTAAGGATTCGCGAATCCGCAAGATTTCCCGGGCGTGGATGTCGATGTCCGTGGCCTGGCCCTGGAAGCCGCCCATGGGCTGGTGGATCATGATGCGGCTGTGCGGCAGGGCGTAGCGCATGCCGGTCGCCCCGGCGCAAAGGAGCAGGGCTCCCATGCTGGCGGCCTGGCCCATGCAGAGCGTGGACACCTTGGGCAGCACGTACTGCATGGTGTCGTAGATGGCGAGGCCGGCCGTTACGGAACCGCCCGGGGAATTGATGTACATGAAGATCTCTTTCTCGGGGTCCTCGGACTCCAGGAAGAGGAGCTGGGCGCAGATCAGGTTGGCCACGTGGTCGTCCACGGCGCTGCCAAGCAGGATGATGCGGTCGCGCAGCAGTCGGGAATAGATGTCATAGGCCCGTTCGGACCGGCCTGTGGTCTCAATGACGATAGGGATCGTGGGCATGGGGCTCCCTTTTTGCACCGGGACGCGACACGGAGCGACATTTTCGTCGCCTCCCGCGCCGGCCGCAACCGTCCGGTTCCGGGTTTCGGAGGCGGCGGCGGGTGTTCACCCCGCCGCCGCCTCCGGTTCACGACATAACATGCAAGAAAGGGGCCTTCTTTTTCCGGCTAGTCGCGGACGCCGTAGCCGGGCTCCCCTTCCGCCGCCTCGACCGGGGCCACCTTGGTGACCATGGCGTTGGCATAAATGAAATCCGCGGCCTTGTCCGCCAGAAGCTTGTCGCGGACCATGATCATGAGGCCGTTGTCCTCATAGTAGCGCTTGAGCATGATCACGTCCTGTCCCACCTGGGTGGAGAGGCGGTAGAAGAACGCGTCCATTTCCTGGGGGGTGACGGTCAGTTCTTCCTTGGCGGCCACGGCCGACAGGAAGATCTGGGTCTTGACCATCTCCTGGGCCTTGGGCGTCATTTCGGCTTCCAGGTCGGCCATGGTCTTGCCCGAGCCTTCCAGGTTCTTGCCCCGGCGCTCCAGCTGGTTGACGAACTCGTCGGCCATCTGGGCCACCTGCTGCTCGACCACGGTCTCGGGCAGCGGGAAGTCCACCTGGGCCAGGAGCTTGTCCAGCAGCTTTTTCTGGGCCGAGGACCGGTGGAGGTCGGCGCGCGATTTCTTGTAGGACATGGTAATGGCTTCGCGCATCTTGTCCAGGTTTTCGAAGTTGCCGGCCTTCTTGGCCAGCTCGTCGTCCACGGCCGGGAGCTTGCGCTCCTTGACCACGTGCACGGCCACCTTCATGTTCACGGTGCGACCGGCCAGGTCGGCATTGATGAAGTCGGCCGGGAAGGTCATCTCGGCCTCGCCCTCGGAGCCGGCGGCCACGGTTTTGACGAGGGCCTCGAACTCGGGCAGGGCCTGGCCTTCGCCAAGGGTCAGCTCGAAATTCTCGGCCCGCACGCCGGGCACGGCCTGGCCGTTTTCAAAGGCCTCGAAGGTGACGGACACCACGTCGCCGTCGGCCGGCATGCGGTCGCCGCTGATCGGGGTCACTTCGGCCAGGTTCTTCCGGACCCGTTCGATGACGGCGTCGATCTCGGCGTCGCTGACGAGGACGTCCTCTTCCTCGATGGCCTGGCCCTTGTATTCGGGCAGGTCGAAGGCCGGGGCGTGCTCGAAGGTGAAGGTGTAGTCAAGCGGCGTATCCTTGGACAGGGCGGCGTCGCTGACATCCAGGCCGGACAGGGGCGAGAGCTTGAGGTCGCCCATGATCTCATTGATGTGGACGTTGATGAGATCGGTGGTGGCTTCGCCGACGATTTCCTTCTTGAAGCGGGATTCGATCACGCTCGAAGGCACCTTGCCCTTGCGAAAGCCCTTGATGTCGACCTTGGAGCGGTACAAGGCCACGGCGGAGGCCAGGGCGGCGTTGGCTTCCTCGGCCGGAACGGAAACGTTGACCTGCGTTTTGACAGGCGAGATCTGGGTGACGGTATATTCCAAGGATTCCTCCGGGCTTATCGCCCCGACCCTCCGGGGGTGGGGCGGATTTTGGATCGAGTGGGGTACGTAATTGCGGATACGAAATAGGCAATACTACAGGAAGAGCCGGTGAAAGGAAAGCCTCAAAACCGGGGTTTTCGCAACGGCGGCCCCAAGCCGCCCGCCGCCCGCCAAGCCGGGCGGCCCAAAAGCGCCGGTCAGGCCGCCGGGCCGTACCCGCCGCCGCCCGGCGTCTCCACGCGCAGCCGGTCCCCGGCCCGCAGCCGCACGTGGAACTTGCCGGGCATGACCATTTCGCCGGTGCGCCGCGTCACGACATTGACGCCGGCCGCGCCTTCGCCGCCGCCGTCGAGGCCCCAGGGCCCGCGCAGCCGCCGGTCGGACAGGATGGTCACCTCGACCGGCACCAGCGCCTCGATCTCGCGCACCAGCCCGTCGCCGCCGACGTTTTTGCCCGGGCCGCCGGAACCCCGGCGCAGGGCGTAGCGCGTCACCCGCAGGGGGTAGGCGTATTCCAGGGCCTCGATGGGGGTATTTAACGTATTGGTCATGTGGGAGTGGACGGCGGCCTGCCCGGGACCGGCGGCGTCGGCCCCGGCCCCGCCGGCCAGGGTCTCGTAGTAGGTGAAGGGCCTTTTGGTCCGGGGATCGACCCCGCCCAGGGCCACGTTGTTCATGGTCCCCTGGGAGGCGGCCGGAATGCGGCCGGGCAGGGCCTCGGCCAGGGCGGCCAGGATCACGTCCACGATGCGCTGGGAGGTCTCGACGTTGCCGCCGGCCACGGCCGCCGGAAAGCGGGCGTCGACCACGGTGCCGGCCTTGGTCCTGACGGTGATCGGGCGCAGGCAGCCGGCGTTGGTCGGCGTGTCGCCGCCGGCCAGGGCGCGAAAGACGTAGAGCGCGGCCGAGACGGCAATGGCCTTGACCGCGTTGACGCAGCCGGGCGTCTCCGGGTCGCTCCCCGTAAAATCCAGTTCCGCCTGGTCGCCGTCCACGGTCAGGACCAGGCGGACGGTGATGTCGTGCCCCCCTGCCCCGTCGTCGTCCAGGCAATCCTCGGCCCGGTACGTGCCGTCCGGTATGGCGG encodes:
- the clpX gene encoding ATP-dependent Clp protease ATP-binding subunit ClpX; protein product: MTRKKSTVSGELCCSFCGKNQDEVQRLIAGPDVYICDECVSLCNEIIAQESVSEETEGGKLLPPAEIKRLLDEYVIGQEQAKKILAVAVHNHYKRVYYAGAAGADDVEIDKSNILLIGPTGSGKTLLAQTLARILNVPFAIADATTLTEAGYVGEDVENILVQLLQNADYDIEAASKGIIYIDEIDKIARKGDSPSITRDVSGEGVQQALLKIIEGTEANIPPKGGRKHPQQEFIRLNTANILFIVGGAFIGLEKIVGHRMRGTAMGFGAKVEARHDDDMSRMLSLAHPADLIKFGLIPEFIGRIPILTSLEELTREDLVRILTEPKNALTKQYQKLFELDKVRLRFTKNAMESIAEKAIERKTGARGLRNVMESIMLEIMYKLPSLTGVKECVINKAVVEKGLEPLLFYHQEVKSA
- the clpP gene encoding ATP-dependent Clp endopeptidase proteolytic subunit ClpP, with the protein product MPTIPIVIETTGRSERAYDIYSRLLRDRIILLGSAVDDHVANLICAQLLFLESEDPEKEIFMYINSPGGSVTAGLAIYDTMQYVLPKVSTLCMGQAASMGALLLCAGATGMRYALPHSRIMIHQPMGGFQGQATDIDIHAREILRIRESLNEIMARHTGQDIEKVRVDTDRDYFMNADEAVTYGLIDKVLTSREPVAKKEPEEG
- the tig gene encoding trigger factor: MEYTVTQISPVKTQVNVSVPAEEANAALASAVALYRSKVDIKGFRKGKVPSSVIESRFKKEIVGEATTDLINVHINEIMGDLKLSPLSGLDVSDAALSKDTPLDYTFTFEHAPAFDLPEYKGQAIEEEDVLVSDAEIDAVIERVRKNLAEVTPISGDRMPADGDVVSVTFEAFENGQAVPGVRAENFELTLGEGQALPEFEALVKTVAAGSEGEAEMTFPADFINADLAGRTVNMKVAVHVVKERKLPAVDDELAKKAGNFENLDKMREAITMSYKKSRADLHRSSAQKKLLDKLLAQVDFPLPETVVEQQVAQMADEFVNQLERRGKNLEGSGKTMADLEAEMTPKAQEMVKTQIFLSAVAAKEELTVTPQEMDAFFYRLSTQVGQDVIMLKRYYEDNGLMIMVRDKLLADKAADFIYANAMVTKVAPVEAAEGEPGYGVRD
- a CDS encoding hydantoinase B/oxoprolinase family protein; this encodes MIINPITLEVFKNKFASVAEEMGMALTRAAYSPNIKERRDFSCAVFDAEGRMVAQAAHIPVHLGSMPLSVAAILEAMELSPGDMAMVNDPFKGGTHLPDITLVAPVYAGGDTPLFYVASRAHHADVGGMSAGSMPLSTSIFQEGLVIPPVRIVARGEVVPDVMNLFLANVRTPQERQGDFAAQITANRTGVARLEALVAAHGRDAAASMATALMDYAGKMMAAAIAAIPDGTYRAEDCLDDDGAGGHDITVRLVLTVDGDQAELDFTGSDPETPGCVNAVKAIAVSAALYVFRALAGGDTPTNAGCLRPITVRTKAGTVVDARFPAAVAGGNVETSQRIVDVILAALAEALPGRIPAASQGTMNNVALGGVDPRTKRPFTYYETLAGGAGADAAGPGQAAVHSHMTNTLNTPIEALEYAYPLRVTRYALRRGSGGPGKNVGGDGLVREIEALVPVEVTILSDRRLRGPWGLDGGGEGAAGVNVVTRRTGEMVMPGKFHVRLRAGDRLRVETPGGGGYGPAA